One Vespa crabro chromosome 1, iyVesCrab1.2, whole genome shotgun sequence genomic region harbors:
- the LOC124427629 gene encoding uncharacterized protein LOC124427629 isoform X1 has protein sequence MKIIALIAFLMAILMGVTAQNYRQLYAGFGPYFQQSAGLRDPRSNRGPILFPPGPEPNRADTSGVIVGASGYGFVPPNTGFLGYYYY, from the exons aTCGCTTTAATCGCATTCCTAATGGCCATCCTGATGGGTGTCACGGCCCAGAATTATAGGCAACTCTATGCTGGTTTCGGGCCTTACTTTCAACAGAGCGCAGGATTGCGGGATCCAAGATCGAACAGAG gtCCAATTCTTTTCCCACCTGGTCCAGAACCGAACCGGGCTGACACGAGCGGTGTGATCGTAGGTGCGAGTGGATACGGATTCGTACCACCGAATACAG GCTTCCTaggttattactattattaa
- the LOC124427629 gene encoding uncharacterized protein LOC124427629 isoform X2, which yields MIALIAFLMAILMGVTAQNYRQLYAGFGPYFQQSAGLRDPRSNRGPILFPPGPEPNRADTSGVIVGASGYGFVPPNTGFLGYYYY from the exons aTCGCTTTAATCGCATTCCTAATGGCCATCCTGATGGGTGTCACGGCCCAGAATTATAGGCAACTCTATGCTGGTTTCGGGCCTTACTTTCAACAGAGCGCAGGATTGCGGGATCCAAGATCGAACAGAG gtCCAATTCTTTTCCCACCTGGTCCAGAACCGAACCGGGCTGACACGAGCGGTGTGATCGTAGGTGCGAGTGGATACGGATTCGTACCACCGAATACAG GCTTCCTaggttattactattattaa